One Glycine max cultivar Williams 82 chromosome 6, Glycine_max_v4.0, whole genome shotgun sequence DNA segment encodes these proteins:
- the LOC100785326 gene encoding probable cyclic nucleotide-gated ion channel 16 produces MQTDIVLGVFVTFSRTIADLFFLFHMVLKFRTAFVSPLSSVYGRKDLVTDPRQIASRYLRSDFAIDLFATLPLPQIVIWFVIPAVKDSTAAHVNHTLSLIVLIQFIPRLFQIFPLQRRILKTSGLIAKTALAGALYNLGSYMLASHVLGASWYVSSIQRQYECWIITCKKEMNRTHSPSCNPSFLDCGTLADHERQAWFKRTRVLTACDALNDKNEFQFGMFADAFTDHVSSSRFFQKYFYCLWWGLKNLSSYGQNLQTSTYSGETLFSSFICIAGLILFAHLIGNMQNYLQSSTAKVEEWRLKQKDTEEWMNHRQLPPELQQRVRRFVQYKWLATRGVDEEAILRALPLDLRRQIQRHLCLDIVRRVPFFGQMDDQLLDAICERLVSSLNTKDTYIVREGDPVREMLFIIRGQVESSTTDGGRTGFFNSITLRPGDFCGEELLTWALMPSSTLNLPSSTQTVKTLTEVEAFALRAEDLKFVASQFKRLHSKKLQHAFRYYSHQWRAWGAHFIQAAWRRHRKRKLAMELLKENLYYTNVVEDDDDEEEGSAGESSMAGHTQNFGATFLASKFAANTKKGAIKKVAIKLPDADSLKMPKMFKPTEPDFSTFHD; encoded by the exons ATGCAGACCGACATTGTCCTCGGCGTCTTCGTCACGTTCTCCCGCACCATCGCTGacctcttcttcctcttccacaTGGTCCTCAAGTTCCGGACAGCTTTTGTCTCTCCCCTCTCCAGCGTCTACGGCCGCAAGGACCTCGTCACCGATCCTCGCCAGATCGCTTCGCGCTACCTCCGCTCCGATTTCGCCATTGATCTCTTCGCCACCCTTCCTCTGCCTCAG ATAGTGATCTGGTTCGTGATTCCGGCAGTGAAAGATTCAACGGCGGCTCATGTAAATCATACCCTGTCCTTGATTGTTCTCATTCAGTTTATTCCTCGGTTGTTCCAGATTTTTCCTCTGCAACGGAGAATCTTGAAGACTAGTGGGCTTATTGCCAAAACTGCCTTGGCAGGGGCCTTATACAATCTTGGATCCTACATGCTAGCCAGCCAT GTTTTAGGAGCTTCGTGGTACGTGTCATCGATTCAGCGGCAGTACGAGTGTTGGATAATAACATGCAAGAAGGAGATGAACAGAACGCACTCTCCATCATGTAACCCTTCCTTTCTCGACTGTGGCACCCTCGCCGACCATGAAAGGCAAGCTTGGTTCAAACGCACCAGAGTTCTCACCGCATGCGATGCCCTCAATGATAAAAACGAGTTTCAGTTTGGAATGTTCGCTGATGCTTTCACTGATCACGTCTCCTCATCAAGATTCTTCCAGAAATACTTTTACTGCCTCTGGTGGGGTTTGAAGAATTTAAG TTCGTATGGACAAAATCTTCAGACAAGCACTTACAGTGGTGAaacattgttttcaagtttCATATGCATCGCAGGTCTAATCCTGTTTGCGCATCTCATTGGTAACATGCag AATTATCTGCAATCTTCAACTGCAAAAGTTGAAGAGTGGAGACTTAAACAGAAAGATACAGAAGAGTGGATGAATCACCGGCAGCTTCCACCAGAACTGCAACAACGTGTTCGACGGTTCGTTCAATATAAATGGCTTGCCACCAGAGGAGTGGACGAAGAAGCCATTTTGCGCGCTTTGCCTTTGGACCTTCGCCGCCAGATTCAGAGGCATCTCTGTCTCGACATTGTTCGCCGA GTTCCATTTTTCGGCCAAATGGATGACCAGCTTCTAGATGCAATATGCGAACGTCTTGTGTCATCGTTAAACACAAAAGACACATACATCGTTCGCGAAGGCGATCCGGTGAGAGAAATGCTCTTCATCATCAGAGGGCAAGTAGAGAGTTCCACAACCGATGGTGGAAGAACAGGTTTTTTCAACTCCATCACCCTCAGACCCGGCGACTTTTGCGGCGAAGAATTGCTAACATGGGCCTTGATGCCCTCTTCAACTCTCAATCTCCCATCTTCCACTCAGACAGTGAAGACCCTCACCGAAGTGGAAGCATTTGCCTTAAGAGCCGAAGATCTCAAATTCGTGGCCAGCCAGTTCAAGCGCCTACACAGCAAGAAACTGCAACACGCTTTTAG GTACTATTCACATCAGTGGAGGGCTTGGGGGGCACATTTTATACAAGCTGCGTGGAGACGGCACCGCAAGAGGAAATTGGCGATGGAGTTGTTGAAGGAGAACTTGTACTACACGAATGTGgtggaagatgatgatgatgaagaagaaggtaGTGCAGGAGAGAGTTCAATGGCGGGGCATACTCAGAATTTTGGGGCCACATTTTTGGCTTCGAAATTTGCTGCAAACACTAAGAAAGGGGCAATTAAAAAGGTGGCTATTAAACTTCCTGATGCTGATAGTTTGAAGATGCCCAAGATGTTCAAACCCACGGAACCTGATTTCTCAACATTCCATGATTAG
- the ALDH2B4 gene encoding aldehyde dehydrogenase family 2 member B4, mitochondrial: MATRRLSLLLSRSLSSTSFQAASLLHSLGRNSGKWGNFNRFSTAAAVEDLITPQVPITYTKHLINGQFVDAASGKTFPTYDPRTGEVIAQVAEGDAEDINRAVSAARKAFDEGPWPKLTAYERCKIILRFADLVEKHGDELAALETWNNGKPYEQSATAELPTFVRLFRYYAGWADKIHGLTVPADGNYHVETLHEPIGVAGQIIPWNFPLLMFAWKVGPALACGNTVILKTAEQTPLTALYVAKLFHEAGLPPGVLNVVSGYGPTAGAALASHMDVDKLAFTGSTETGKVVLGLAAQSNLKPVTLELGGKSPFIVCEDADVDQAVELAHFALFFNQGQCCCAGSRTFVHEHIYDEFLEKAKARALKRVVGDPFKKGVEQGPQIDVEQFQKVLRYIKSGIESKATLECGGDQIGSKGFFVQPTVFSNVQDDMLIAKDEIFGPVQTILKFKDIDEVIRRSNATHYGLAAGVFTKNVHTANTLMRALRVGTVWINCFDVFDAAIPFGGYKMSGIGREKGIYSLNNYLQVKAVVSPVKKPAWL, translated from the exons ATGGCAACTCGAAGACTTTCATTGCTCCTCTCTCGCTCTCTATCTTCCACTTCTTTTCAAGCTGCTTCTCTACTTCACTCACTAG GGAGAAACTCTGGCAAGTGGGGAAACTTTAACAGATTCAGCACTGCAGCAGCAGTTGAGGATTTAATCACTCCACAAGTTCCAATAACATACACTAAGCATCTGATAAATGGACAATTTGTGGATGCTGCTTCAG GGAAAACTTTTCCAACATATGACCCACGCACAGGAGAAGTGATTGCTCAAGTTGCTGAAGGTGATGCAGAAGATATCAACCGTGCAGTATCGGCAGCTCGCAAGGCCTTTGATGAAGGACCTTGGCCAAAATTGACTGCTTAT GAAAGATGCAAGATAATACTGCGCTTTGCTGATTTGGTTGAGAAACACGGTGATGAACTTGCAGCTCTGGAGACATGGAACAATGGAAAGCCTTATGAACAGTCTGCCACTGCTGAATTACCAACGTTTGTGCGTTTGTTTCGTTACTATGCTG GTTGGGCAGATAAAATCCATGGTCTGACAGTGCCTGCTGATGGAAATTATCATGTGGAGACATTGCATGAACCAATTGGTGTTGCAGGACAAATCATACCTTGGAACTTTCCTCTCCTCATGTTTGCTTGGAAAGTTGGACCAGCTCTTGCATGTGGAAATACTGTCATCCTTAAGACTGCTGAACAAACACCTTTAACAGCTCTCTATGTAGCAAAACTTTTTCATGAG GCTGGTCTTCCACCAGGTGTTTTGAATGTAGTTTCTGGCTATGGTCCAACTGCTGGTGCAGCTCTAGCAAGTCATATGGATGTTGACAAG CTAGCATTCACTGGATCTACCGAGACTGGAAAAGTTGTGCTTGGATTGGCTGCGCAAAGCAATTTGAAGCCTGTGACATTGGAACTTGGAGGGAAATCACCTTTCATAGTGTGTGAGGATGCTGATGTTGACCAGGCTGTAGAACTTGCGCACTTTGCTTTGTTCTTTAATCAG GGGCAATGTTGCTGTGCTGGGTCTCGTACCTTTGTACATGAGCATATCTATGATGAGTTCTTGGAGAAAGCAAAGGCTCGTGCTTTGAAACGTGTTGTTGGGGATCCCTTCAAAAAGGGTGTCGAACAAGGACCTCAG ATTGATGTGGAACAATTCCAGAAGGTCCTTAGGTACATAAAGTCCGGTATTGAAAGCAAGGCCACCCTTGAATGTGGGGGTGACCAAATTGGCTCAAAGGGCTTCTTTGTCCAGCCCACTGTCTTCTCAAATGTTCAG GATGACATGTTGATAGCAAAAGATGAAATATTTGGCCCTGTACAAACCATCTTGAAGTTCAA GGACATCGACGAAGTAATTCGAAGGTCAAACGCAACGCACTATGGTCTAGCTGCAGGAGTTTTCACTAAGAATGTGCACACAGCCAACACTTTGATGCGAGCACTGAGGGTTGGAACAGTATGGATCAATTGCTTTGATGTTTTTGATGCTGCAATTCCCTTTGGAGGGTACAAAATGAGCGGCATTGGCAGGGAGAAGGGTATCTACAGTCTCAACAATTACCTGCAAGTGAAAGCTGTGGTTTCACCAGTGAAGAAACCTGCATGGTTGTGA